One stretch of Haloterrigena salifodinae DNA includes these proteins:
- a CDS encoding ABC transporter ATP-binding protein, which translates to MTNERPDRPTDGVELAVDGLVKRFGGITAVDGATFEVESESMTGLIGPNGAGKSTTFNCITGIHEPDAGTVTFQGADITGIRPYQCAEYGLVRTFQIAREMANMTVLENLMLPAKRQRGEALWRSVLPVTRREVVREERELLERVWDTLEFFEIQHLAAEKAGTLSGGQRKLLELARALMTDPEMLLLDEPFAGVNPTLEKKLLEHVHGLREEGYTFLIVEHDMDLIMENCERVIVMHQGSVLAEGAPEAITSNERVIEAYLGGEV; encoded by the coding sequence CTGACGAACGAGCGTCCGGATCGACCGACGGACGGCGTCGAGTTGGCCGTCGACGGCCTGGTCAAGCGCTTCGGCGGGATCACGGCCGTCGACGGCGCGACGTTCGAGGTCGAGTCGGAATCGATGACCGGACTGATCGGTCCCAACGGCGCCGGGAAGTCGACGACGTTCAACTGCATCACGGGGATCCACGAACCCGACGCCGGAACGGTGACGTTTCAGGGAGCGGATATCACGGGCATCAGGCCCTACCAGTGCGCCGAATACGGGCTCGTTCGGACGTTCCAGATCGCCCGCGAGATGGCGAACATGACGGTCCTCGAGAACCTGATGCTGCCGGCGAAGCGCCAGCGGGGCGAAGCGCTCTGGCGATCGGTGTTGCCGGTCACCCGCCGGGAAGTCGTCCGAGAGGAACGCGAACTCCTAGAGCGCGTGTGGGATACCCTCGAGTTCTTCGAGATTCAGCACCTCGCGGCGGAGAAAGCGGGGACCCTCTCGGGCGGCCAGCGGAAGCTCCTCGAACTGGCGCGCGCGTTGATGACCGACCCGGAGATGCTCCTGCTCGACGAGCCGTTCGCGGGCGTCAACCCCACGCTCGAGAAGAAGTTGCTCGAACACGTCCACGGCCTCCGCGAGGAGGGGTACACGTTCCTGATCGTCGAACACGACATGGACCTCATCATGGAGAACTGCGAACGGGTCATCGTCATGCACCAGGGGTCGGTGCTGGCCGAGGGCGCCCCGGAAGCGATCACCTCGAACGAGCGGGTCATCGAGGCCTATCTCGGGGGTGAGGTCTGA
- a CDS encoding acyl-CoA carboxylase subunit beta — translation MEDRIDELQDLREEAELGGGEDRIEKQHDKGKMTARERIDYFLDEGTFTEFDQLRTHQTSQFGMEEKKIPGDGVVTGYGEVNGRTTFVFAHDFTVFGGSLGEVFAEKICKVMDMAMEVGAPVIGLNDSAGARIQEGVKSLAGFTEIFRRNQEASGVVPQISSIMGPCAGGAVYSPSITDFIFMVKDTSHMYITGPGVTKTVTGEEVTHEELGGAMTHAGRTGVAQFACESEEQALDDIKRLLSYLPQNNMEDPPRVEPWDDPDRRAEELKSIVPPSPQKPYDMVDVIDSVVDEGSFFEVAENFAKELVVGFGRLDGRSVGLVANQPRVNAGTLTVDSSMKGSRFIRFCDSFNIPIVTFVDVPGYMPGTDQEHRGIIRHGAKLLYAYAEATVPLLTVITRKAYGGAYCVMASKNLGADVNYAWPTAEIAVMGPQGAVNILYREELAESDNPDELRDELIEEYREEFANPYTATDKGFLDDVIVPTETRPRLIDDLEMLETKRETNPDKKHGNIPL, via the coding sequence ATGGAAGATCGCATCGACGAACTCCAGGACCTTCGCGAGGAGGCCGAGCTGGGTGGCGGCGAGGACCGCATCGAGAAGCAACACGATAAGGGGAAGATGACCGCCCGCGAGCGGATCGACTACTTCCTCGACGAGGGTACCTTCACGGAGTTCGACCAGCTCCGGACCCACCAGACGAGCCAGTTCGGGATGGAAGAGAAGAAGATTCCCGGCGACGGCGTCGTCACGGGCTACGGCGAGGTCAACGGGCGGACCACTTTCGTCTTTGCCCACGATTTCACGGTCTTCGGCGGCTCGCTCGGCGAGGTCTTCGCCGAGAAGATCTGCAAGGTCATGGACATGGCCATGGAGGTCGGAGCCCCCGTCATCGGGCTCAATGACTCCGCCGGCGCACGCATTCAGGAGGGCGTCAAGAGTCTGGCCGGGTTCACCGAAATCTTCCGGCGCAACCAGGAAGCCAGCGGCGTCGTTCCTCAGATCTCCTCTATCATGGGCCCCTGCGCCGGCGGCGCGGTCTACTCGCCGTCGATTACCGACTTCATCTTCATGGTCAAGGACACGAGCCACATGTACATCACCGGGCCCGGCGTCACCAAGACCGTCACCGGTGAGGAAGTCACCCACGAGGAACTCGGCGGTGCGATGACCCACGCCGGCAGGACCGGCGTCGCCCAGTTCGCCTGCGAGAGCGAGGAACAGGCCTTGGACGACATCAAACGCCTGCTCTCCTACCTCCCGCAGAACAACATGGAGGATCCGCCGCGCGTCGAGCCGTGGGACGACCCCGACCGCCGGGCCGAGGAGCTGAAGTCGATCGTCCCGCCGAGTCCCCAGAAACCCTACGACATGGTCGACGTCATCGACAGTGTCGTCGACGAGGGTTCGTTCTTCGAGGTCGCGGAGAACTTCGCCAAGGAACTGGTCGTCGGCTTCGGCCGCCTCGACGGGCGTTCGGTCGGCCTCGTCGCCAACCAGCCCCGCGTCAACGCCGGCACGCTCACCGTCGACTCCTCGATGAAGGGGTCGCGGTTCATCCGCTTCTGCGACTCCTTTAACATCCCCATCGTCACCTTCGTCGACGTCCCCGGCTACATGCCCGGCACCGATCAGGAACACCGCGGGATCATCCGCCACGGCGCGAAGCTCCTCTACGCGTACGCGGAAGCGACCGTCCCCCTGCTAACGGTCATCACCCGGAAGGCCTACGGCGGCGCCTACTGCGTCATGGCCTCCAAAAATCTCGGCGCCGACGTCAACTACGCCTGGCCGACCGCCGAAATTGCGGTCATGGGGCCACAGGGCGCGGTCAACATCCTCTACCGGGAGGAGCTCGCGGAGTCCGACAACCCCGACGAGCTCCGGGACGAACTCATCGAGGAGTACCGCGAGGAGTTCGCCAACCCGTACACTGCAACGGACAAAGGCTTCCTCGACGACGTAATCGTTCCCACGGAGACGCGGCCACGGCTGATCGACGACCTCGAGATGCTCGAGACGAAACGCGAGACCAACCCGGACAAGAAACACGGCAACATCCCGCTGTAA
- a CDS encoding ABC transporter substrate-binding protein, producing MVRQVKRRWVLSGIGSAGAIGLAGCIGDEGNVEGGGPGVLNVIGYPESGIQIFRDFYADFDTGTEIIVPDGLQDGDLPDEVGNDMTNVTGTAPASQGPHEDAFAELYEDEYGESPGVFTSHTFDAIAVCTLANVAAGKNDGQTIRDQMRRVANPNGDEYGPGELQAAAEAAAAGDEITYQGASSAVDFDDVGDPAEAAYDVWEFSDGDIETVDTVTFEGDGPGGEMADKSPGGTGRDVMVAMLLPETGDLGELGTPMIDAGRLAIQRMEGVDLTFDLQIEDTETDEDTTLSNGGALIDAGYPAIVGAASSGNSVPLVGETSSAGVVQCSPASTALSLSNVEDDGYFFRTAPSDLLQGQVMAAVSANRLEADQVATLYVNNDYGQQLSEQYVESFENDQDGEALNEVSFEPGQGTYTGELESALAE from the coding sequence ATGGTAAGGCAAGTCAAGCGGAGGTGGGTGCTCAGTGGGATCGGTAGTGCAGGTGCGATCGGTCTCGCCGGATGTATCGGCGACGAGGGGAACGTCGAAGGAGGCGGTCCGGGCGTCCTGAACGTCATCGGCTACCCGGAGAGCGGCATTCAGATCTTCCGGGACTTCTACGCCGACTTCGACACCGGAACGGAGATCATCGTTCCCGACGGTCTGCAGGACGGCGATCTCCCCGACGAAGTCGGGAACGACATGACGAACGTTACCGGAACCGCGCCGGCGTCCCAGGGCCCCCACGAAGACGCCTTCGCAGAGCTCTACGAGGACGAGTACGGCGAATCACCGGGCGTGTTCACCTCGCACACGTTCGACGCCATCGCGGTGTGTACCCTCGCGAACGTCGCGGCCGGCAAGAACGACGGCCAGACGATCCGAGATCAGATGCGCCGGGTCGCGAACCCCAACGGCGACGAGTACGGACCCGGAGAACTCCAGGCGGCCGCTGAAGCCGCCGCGGCCGGCGACGAGATTACCTATCAGGGCGCGTCGAGCGCGGTCGACTTCGACGACGTCGGCGACCCCGCGGAGGCCGCCTACGACGTCTGGGAGTTCAGCGACGGTGACATCGAAACGGTCGATACGGTCACGTTCGAGGGGGACGGCCCCGGCGGCGAGATGGCCGACAAGTCGCCCGGCGGGACTGGTCGCGACGTGATGGTCGCGATGTTGCTCCCCGAGACGGGGGACCTCGGCGAACTCGGCACCCCGATGATTGACGCCGGCCGCCTGGCTATTCAACGGATGGAGGGAGTCGACCTCACGTTCGATCTGCAGATCGAGGACACGGAAACCGACGAGGACACGACCCTCAGCAACGGCGGGGCGCTCATCGACGCGGGGTATCCCGCGATCGTCGGCGCCGCGTCGTCCGGCAACTCCGTCCCGCTGGTCGGCGAAACCAGCAGTGCGGGCGTCGTCCAGTGTTCGCCGGCCAGTACGGCGCTGTCCCTGTCGAACGTCGAAGACGACGGCTACTTCTTCCGGACCGCACCGAGCGACCTGCTGCAAGGGCAGGTGATGGCGGCGGTCTCCGCGAATCGCCTCGAGGCGGACCAGGTGGCCACGCTGTACGTCAACAACGACTACGGGCAGCAGCTCTCGGAGCAGTACGTCGAGTCCTTCGAGAACGATCAGGACGGCGAGGCGCTCAACGAGGTCTCGTTCGAGCCCGGACAAGGCACGTACACCGGCGAACTCGAGTCCGCACTGGCCGAGTAG
- a CDS encoding ABC transporter ATP-binding protein codes for MAMLDVRDLDAGYGDLQILHGVDLEVAEDEYVVIVGPNGAGKSTAMKSVFGLTTYMGGTVEFKRGDITGRSPDEIIHEGIGYVPQNDNVFPSLTVRENLEMGAYILDEVPEAALENVFDQFSVLRDRQDQKVGSMSGGQQQMVAMGRALMLDPDLLLLDEPSAGLAPDLVDEMFDHVDAINASGTAVLVVEQNAKEALRRCDRGYVLVQGSNRYEDAGEVLLNDDEVRQQFLGG; via the coding sequence ATGGCGATGCTCGACGTCAGGGACCTCGACGCCGGCTACGGGGACTTACAGATCCTGCACGGCGTCGATCTCGAGGTGGCCGAAGACGAGTACGTGGTTATCGTCGGCCCCAACGGCGCCGGGAAGTCGACGGCCATGAAGTCCGTCTTCGGACTGACGACGTACATGGGGGGGACGGTCGAGTTCAAAAGGGGGGACATCACCGGCCGCTCGCCCGACGAAATCATCCACGAGGGAATCGGCTACGTGCCCCAGAACGACAACGTCTTCCCGTCGCTGACGGTCCGCGAGAACCTCGAGATGGGCGCGTACATCCTCGACGAGGTGCCGGAAGCGGCGCTCGAGAACGTGTTCGATCAGTTCTCCGTACTACGCGACCGACAGGACCAGAAGGTAGGCTCGATGAGCGGCGGCCAACAGCAGATGGTCGCGATGGGGCGCGCGCTGATGCTCGATCCCGACCTGTTGTTGCTCGACGAACCTAGCGCGGGCTTGGCCCCCGACCTTGTCGACGAGATGTTCGACCACGTCGACGCGATCAACGCCAGCGGCACCGCCGTCCTGGTCGTCGAGCAGAACGCGAAGGAGGCGCTGCGCCGCTGCGACCGGGGCTACGTCCTCGTTCAGGGCTCGAACCGATACGAGGACGCCGGTGAGGTCCTGCTGAACGACGACGAGGTCCGCCAGCAGTTCCTCGGCGGGTAG